The genomic region GCATCACTGGTCTTGAGTCTTTAAGCGTGGTGCTCGGAGCTCCTCTTTCCCTTGCTctccttttctttcttccttttcCTTTGAACAAACTGGTGGTAGTTTCCTAAAAGATATGTTCTGGTTCTTTGCAACATTATTAGTTTCTGCTGACTGTGCTGTCTaatctagctagctagctagtacgTATATTAAATCGCAAGATAAGTTTCATTTCTCTGTCCAATGAACGTCCCCCGGGCGGCCGGTGTTGCATGTTTCTGTCGAATTAACAGTAACATTCTTCAGCTAGCGCGCGCGTTGTTTAACCGTACGTGGGAGTGAGGACGGTATATCCGTGCATTTACGTTTGTATATTGGCACGATAAGAATCGGACATATAAATTTATATATATACCTACGATATCGATCTCGCTGTGTGTGTGGCTCAGCGATAGGCAGATGAGATGTTCGCCCGGAGATTTACCGTGGTGGCGTAGTTCGCCCGCCCAATTCAGCCTCGACAGACAAGCGATGCTTTATGCGCGGTGTGACTGTGATCGGAGCGGACCAGCTAGCCATGCATGGGATCTGAACCttgatctctctctctccccccccccccccccccccccccccctttcagAATAAGATTGTTTCTTGATGTATGTATCCTAAGTGTTCCAATAATGGTAGTGCGTTTTCAGACGCAACACGTTACAACACCCGTCGTCATCTGTGACCACACAGCTAGCACGAGAGATGTATGGTAGAACGAAAGCACGTACGTTCGTTCGAGAGCACAACATCTCGACGACACGGCTAgtgtttaattaattaattaatcaaTTAATTAACGAGCGTTGAAATATGAACTGGACTGTCGATGTGTTCCCTAACAGTTTGAGCTATATATATAGTAGCCCTGCAAGGCTGCAATAATCGACTGTACATACGACTGACGGATGATCCCTGGGTGGGCAGGCACTCGATGGAGTACCCCTACGGACAGTGGCCGGCCGGCCGGGCACCGGAATCCGATGCCTTCTCTTTCCATCTGGGCCGCCCGTGCAAAGAGCTCCTTCGCCCACGTACCAGCTAGCAATGGTGTGATGGCTGATGAGCCAGCGCGCGCGAGCACGTACACGGGACGGGACTGCTACTAGCAGGTATAGCAGCCGGGTGCTGGTATCGCATTCGCATCATTCagctcatcatcatcatcatgcgTCCAGTTGTTGATGCATGACTGCCACGACGATGCGCAGTAAGGGATTGGATAGATGCGTGGCCCCGGGCTCCTGCAGGTGCACTCGAAGCGGATCACGACTCGATCGGGCGCGCGTACGTGTCCGGCCGGCCGGATCGGAGTGTGCAAAAGCGACCGAGAGCTCCATATATGAGTCTGGCGTAGAAATGTCCCAGGGAAAACGACGACATGGAACAGTCCGAGTGACCGCGGCCGGCAGATGAATTCTCGCTTCCCCTGTACGACGTCTCCTGGCGACACAGCTGGGTGGCACCGGCCGGCCATTGCTTCGCTTTCTTCGTCCTTCATGTTTTTACTTACCAGTCAGTAACTGTATTGGTATTAGTCATAGGAGACATTGAGATTGTTATTGTCCTCGACGATGGATCCATCGTTATTGAACAGTACGTATGTAGTAATGTAGCGCATCTCTGCTGCAGGTCACTCTCCATGTGTTTGGTTGCTGTAGAAGTCGAACTAGGCCAGCATAAGCCTAGCCAGTATTGGTAGAACCAGAGTGAGTTCATGCAAGCGTTTCTGTTTGGTTGTTTGTATAGACTCATAAGACTAAAGGCAGACTTTGTTTGGTTATTTGCACTGAAACATGTATTAGAGAATAGTGCATAAATAAATTTTCAAATACGATATAGTATTAGTGGTCTAGTTTTGTTCACAAAAGTCTTAGAAACACAAATATGAAATTTGCTCGGTGATTAAATATTTTAATTAGAAGATTTAATAGAAAAACAATCTAAAAACATTCTAGGTATGCGTGCCTCTGCATAAGCACGGCCTGCATGCAGGTTGCACGCCGGCGTACGCAGCAATTGGCCATCTCCGTGAAGCCTGTCTCAGCAGCATTTTTTGCATGGAGAGTGCCTATATCGATCCGTCAGTCTACCAAACATACCACGCTTTAAAACTCCGCCGATGCAGCTGCATCCCCACGGCATTGAACCAATCACGCGGTCTGTAATCGTCAGCTAGCTCAAGTGCAGGCATATTTTAGGCACTTTTTCAGTATCACCTCTCTGTAATCGCTGGCCATGTCCTGCTTGCTTTGCATGGACGACCATTATTAGCAGCAATCCATCCACATGGCCTTTTCATGCACCGGTCTATCTTAAGGGAGGAGACAAGACAAGGCTCTCCTACAAGCTACAAGTGCTACTACAACACATATGTGCTGACATTCGCTTTCGGGGCTGATTGTTAAAGTAGGATGTCCATTATTATTTGCTTGCAGGAGCATCCCATGCATGATTGGGAACGTGTTTGCTTTTGTGAAATATCAAAGAGGCTCTCTGCCTCGGCTACGTACGAAAGTAAGGCCTTTCGTCCAGAGTTAAGAAAGAGTTTTAGTCTGAGGCTACGCATCTCTGGGACCAAAGGGTCTGCAGTGCAGGCTAAGAAACAATTGGCACAATCTCCTGTTCTATCCCTGTGATTTGTGGGACTTTTTCTCGCTAGCTAGTCGGAGCCTGCCTCGCGATGCAATATACACCGATGGACGTCCAACCTCTCTCCGTGCCCATCAAGCAGAGATTGAGGCCCATGCCTCGCGATCTTTTAGACTTTTTTCTCTCGCTACTCGGAGGCTCAGCCGCCCAGCCATGGACGTCCCATCGGTCCCCATCGGCGCATCGCAACAGTGGGAAGCGCGCGAGTGGCCGGCAGCGCGGCACACGGGAGGGGTGGGTCGACGCGCACGCTAGCTCCACCCGACTAGCCGAGCATCCATCCCTGATCGGCAGACAGCTCGAGACGCTTTGCTTTGCACGAGTGGCTGCAAAATAACCGCCGGCACACGACGAGTTGCATCGCACCGCATCGCGTGCATGCCTTTTGCGACCGGCCGAGCACGGGGCCCATGCGCCTGAAACGATCGGCGCGGGGTGGATCGCGGTCACGAGGCGGCCGGGGGAAAGTTGCCGGCCGTTTCGGCGGGTGTATCATTTGGCGCACAATTTCCCGCGGGGGATGGGGTGGAATGGATGGTCCTTGGTCCGATGCCCGACGGGGGTGACGGCCGGCTCCCAGCCCAGGCAAGTGGTGCTGGGATTTCGCTTCTCGAGGGAACAGAAATTACCTGCGTATCGGCGGATGGGATGGAGTAATGGACGTGCGAACGCGAACGCGAAACGGCACCCGTAGCCGTAGGGACGGACGGGGCTATCTCAACGTCACAGGGCACTAGCGTCAAGTCTAGCACTCTAGCTTTGATTTGGCCGTAACATCCTCGGGGCGGGAGTCCCTTCACCTGTGACCTATCCAGAGACCAGAGGACACGAAAAGATGGTTTCTTTCGCTCTTGCGAAGTGTAGCAGACCGAGCCTATGCGGTGGAGATTGCTGGAGCCAACGAGCCCACACCCACAGCTGAGGCGTTTTATTCAGTCTTtcagtccatcattcttcagtgGTCGCAGCATCAGTACCGACTGCCCATGTCAGGTGGGCCGGAAGCCCAGCACAACATTTGATATGCGTCTGCCCGACTTCTCCAcagttttccttttccttttgaaaaccaacTTTACATAGTCCAATCTCCAATGAATCATGTGCAGAAAACCGTGATGACAACCTGTTACTGGATCATTGTGATTTTTAGCGCGAATAGCACGAGCGCAAAACGATATGAGGTACTTACAATTGTTTGAAAAGTGACCAAGAACATACAAGGTGACATGACCACAATTGTTTGCAGTGTTGACACGAGTGGGCTCACACAATACATATGTCGCACGTCGATCCCGTCCTCTAACAACCAGAGCACAGGACCGCATTTACCATGGGGGTATACCGTGTTCGATCAAGAGGCTAGTTGTCGGATTGCATGCTCCTGAGCATGTTCAGGATGGAGAGGAACAGGTTCAGGATGTCGAGGTACAGCCCAACCGACGCCCAGATGTACTCGTCGTAGGTGTGGCGCTTGATCAGGTTCTCGGTGTCGTACAGGATGAAGCCTGAGAAGACCAGAGCCCCTAGCCCACCGAACAAGCCCACCGACACGGGTCCCAGTGGGAAGAAAACCTGCAGCGCAGAATTCCACACAGAGCCAAATAAAGGTTTATTGTTGCAAGCAGTGGATTTGCTCGTCTGGTAACAAAGCAGCATTTGCGGATGGGCATTACCTGAAGAAAGCTAGTTAGGACGAGGATAGTAAGCGCGGAAGACAGGATAGGCCCCAGGTACCCGAATTCCTTGCCCTTCTTTGACGCCCAGAAAGCATACGCAGTCAGAGAAACCACCACGCCAGCCGTCAGCACTAAAGCCTCCAGAACGATTTTCCCTGCGATAATTAAGTAAATGGTTGTCAAGACCAAAAAAAAACAAATTACAAGGTATCTAGAAGAGAAACAAATCAAACTATTTGAGAAAAAAGAAAGACCTTGGGTGTTAGCACAAGCCACACCGATGCTGAAGCTCAAGCACAACGTGAACAGACCCAGGAAAACGAAATTGTGTGGGTGCTTGTGCTGATAATGATACAATGGGATCATCACTGCAGAAAATATTAGAAAAGAAGTTAGTGAACACAAAAAAAACAGCCTACTAATACTAGAAAATAACAAGAACGGGAGTCCCTCCGCTCAGATTTTAAGCAAAAGAGAAGGGTATATTTTGGTGTATTACAACCTAAGAGGATACAATGACACTGGACAGCTTCTTATTAACACAGGAAGATAAATCTATTGCTTTCATAGTTTCATTAATAACTGAGACTGTTTCCTCCATAATCCACAGGAAGATAAATCTATTGCTTTCATTAACAAAACATTCTCCTACGCCTGTATACCTGGCAAACAGCACACCAAAAATTCAAACCCCAAAAATTGGTCAACCCATATTACTAAAGTGCCTACATTTTTCATTTACTTGACATCATTGTCTTTTAACTGTTAATTCTTGATTAACTGCCAGAGAAACTAATATATTTAAACACAGATTGGTAGCAAAGTATTTTTTATTACATGTCTACTATGCCACTTCTTTGCTACATAAATAAATACTCCAAACAATTATCACTGGACACAAAACCAAGATCAGTGATCAGTCAAAGTCAAACGAACAATATCAAGCAAACGAAAATGGATGGGAGCATGTATACAACTGATTCTCAAGAGCTGTCCCCCCTACCTCCCTATCCTAACTCCACAATCAACTTCTACTCTTTATGTATGAACGACAAAGAGGGTAAGATAATAGGGATAGCTCCTTGAAATTGAAAAATGAGACCTAGGTTTCATGCCTCCTTAGCAAGATACCATTATTTTCTCGTATTCTCAAATGATTCCTCAACACAAATCTCACTATCAGAAATGCTGAATCAGCCTTCTTTCTAAGCCTTCATTGTGCAATTATCTCTTATGATGTACATGGATTCTTGTGTGGGAAAGTAACTAAACTCAGGCCAATTACAACTTAGGAGCGACTCCTATTGCTAATTCCAATTCGACAGAGAAGCAGGTTTCACTGTCGATAAATAAAACAGTATAACAATAACAAAACGTTGAGATAAAGCACAGTACTACATCACATATCTCCTGTCCAAGTTTGACATTAGTATTTCTTCATCAGCAACATGATCATAATACACCAGATTATCAGCAAAATAACACACAACTAAACTTCCTGTTAACATGATACAACATGTGTTAAATCACGGCAACTTGCTGTCATAATCATGTGAGGCCATTATCATGTTACTAATGTGCTGCAACATCATTAATGGGCAGTTGAAAATCAATCACTCAATCACATAGAATCAAACTAGAACAAGAGAGAAAGGAATTAAGGAACTAGTCTGCAAGTGGCATCATCTTAATACTGTAATATGTTTTTCCCGGGTGAACAGTTTAGCTAAACTAAGGCCCATTAGAGGCAACCAGCTACAAACTGCTGCTTCTATCGGAAAGGGAACCTCTGAATCTCCTTATAATATTCAGAGTAACCCTTATACTGGGGGACAGGGATCTCGTCAACATGCAATATCAAGAGCATAAATAAAGTTGAGATAAAGCTTGGGACAACGATGCTTCTCTCTCATTTCAATTTATATTTTCATTGAATCATCAGCAACATGACCATGATAtcacaacacgttatcagcacgataACGGCCTCACATCGACTTACCAGTAAGTGGTAGGTCAAACATGTTAGATGGAGGCAGCCACTAGGACGCCTATGTGAGACCATTTTCACTTTGTAACATGTTGCAACGTTAGGGCTGGGTTGAAAAATGGTCAAGAAAAATATTAAATTGGAACAAGAGAAATCGGTACCAATCCAACCTCAATTTTGTTGTGCAATTTGCCCATTTTAATGTTGTGCCACGGGTTTAACTAAACAAAAACTCATAGGGATGCAATTGGTTCCATATACTGCTTATTCATGTACCCACTGAAGTTCTCCAACACCTGACATCAAAGAGCCTCATTATACTTCTAGTATCAAATTCACAATATAGCTGAGAGACATTTTAGGACTAAAACACATTTCTCTTCTCCCAATTTAATATCCATTTTATCATTGGTAATACAACCGCGAGTCCAACAACATGTCTTCAGCACAATAGTGCTCATGTAAGCTTGTTGGTAACATGATGCAGAACATGTTAGACCAAGGCAAGTTACCATGTAGCCTGAACGAGATCATCTACTCATAACGTGTTGCAATACCATGATAGAATTGCCAAATATCAGTTGTACGCAATCATATAAACATTATTAAACTGACACAAGAGACAAGTGCAAAATAACATCCTTTAGTGTCCATAAATACAGTGGCGGACGCAGGACCAAAATTCATAGAGGGCCAAGAAGACTGCATGACAAAATCAAATAAGACCGTAAAAAAACTACTTTTGCATTAAATTCAGGTTTCATATCAATACAAGATAGAAGTTTAAAGAAGAAAACTATATGAACAATCCTTTCATATTTGATCTATTATCATATTGTTGGCTCATACTATCTATTTTAAGGCTAACAGTTTATTTTATAAAATATCAAACAATCCTTATCCTATTGTATTATTTATATTCAGAAAACTAAAAAATTTGGGGCCAAAAATTTGGATGCCCTGTGCTATTGCCCATTTATGCTGCACAGTAGACGAGCTTGCAAGTGCCGTACTGTCGTGACGACGATAAGCAGGGCGGGGCGCCAGGAAGGGGGCATCCGAACGGACTGGCTTGAGAAGCGTCAGAATGAATGAGGACGGCTGGATACATGCAAGGACTAGGTTGGGGAGGAGGACGAGATCGGATGGACTAGATAGATTCGACGATAAGGTCAAGAACAGGACTGTTTTAACTCACGCAAAACTTTTTTTTTCTATACTTAACAGTAGATGTACATTAGGTATAAGAGATTATAGATaattgaggggggggggggggggggcatggCCTACTTTGCCCCCCTACACCTATGGATCCTCCCCTGCATAAATAATATGTGACTAAATTAAAGTACTAGACCTAGGAAGCCAATTGCCCCATACGGAACCTTAGTTTAGGCAATATCTATCCAGTAGCAAAGCAAAAACAATCTGAGCAGATTTCAGGTTCAACTTGGATCGGCTATATCCAAGATCTATATGGCAAAGTCCTGATCCAAACAGCTATTCATCATAAATAACGAGAAAACCTAGTAGGAGCACTGCATCGACCACTCTAGAATCTGGATCCAACCAACTCACCTAACTTATCGACAATTTGAGTAGTTTCAGCAACACATCTCCATAATCAATTGATGATGACCAGAAAAGAGTAGATTTGCCCACCCAGCACATCAAACCCCGACACCGGATGGAGAACACGGGCGCTTACGGATGAAGGGCAGGAcggcgagcacgagcgcgaggccCGGGGAGTCGGAGAGCGTGGCGTTGAGGGTGGGGTGGAGAACGGTGAGGGCGGAGACGGCGGTGGTGAGGAGCAGCTGCGCAGCGAGGATGCCGTAGACCTTGCGGACGAAGCCCCATCGGAGGGCGCTCTCCCCGCGCGAGATCCCCGGGTACAGCGTCTCCCCGGTCCCGGCCTCCAGGTCCACCACCGACGCCTCCACCTTCTCCTTCATCTCCGGCGCGCGGCGGTACCCCGCCGGCGCGAGGGGCTGCATCTCCGCCACCGATGCCATCTCTCTCTCCGACGGGGGTTGGGTGCGGTGCGGTGCGGGGAAGGGGAAATGCGGATTCTTCGCGCGAGACGCGGTTTGCGCGTAGCTGTGTACCTCCGTGGGGAGACTTTGTTGAGAGGCGGTTGGGGATTTTGTAGATTTGCTACGAGCACTTGTGAATCCTGCCAAACTTGTCCTCGGCCACTGAAAAGTAGGGCCAAATCGGGCGGAGGTGGGCGGAGCACTCAAACAAAAGCTCGTGCACTACGCGAGCCTAGGTAAGTTCCGTGCTCACAAATTATTATTTTTCTCATGAGAGAATAAAAACATCGACATGAAAAATGCTCTTGTAGCTGTAGTTGACCTTTGCATAAGTACTACTCCCTTCTGATTAAAGAAAGATGTGTCGCTTTGATCTCCTCCATATAGTTCAGATTAGTTCTTACCTATCAGAAACTTTTTGAACTTTGGTTTGGTCATATTGATAATATGTCAATATAAGATGATACCACGCTCCCGGTATTTTTTCCATAATAAATGGTTGGTCAAAACTCATTTTTCAAACCGCGTCAAAGATTTTACCTTTCTTATATGCTTATTTTTCATATGGTATCCAGTTCAGGGGTGTATACTAGCCTCTGGCCACCCAGCCTTGGCCCCGCGCTTAGCCCTAGAAAACTCTTATTCACCTCTCAATTTTTTGGCCCAACCGTCTCTTCTAACAGCCCATAGATCGACTAGTACGATCACATCTCCCGGCTGGTTTCGCCCCTGATCTAGTTTACTTTTTATGGCTAGTTTTTACTATGCATTTCATTTTGAACTAGGTGAATGCTCGTGTGTTGCAACGGAGACATAATATCATGGTAACTTATGTACATCTAGATAGTGTTAGGTAATACTTGAAAACAAACGATATATATATTATCTTCGATCTTAGTATCttataggtatgtgcccgtgcattGCAACAAAACATAAATTTACATAAATTAACGAGCCTCTAATGGCTCAGAGCTCTAGTGACAGGCGATGCGAGCGCAATGGTAATGGAAACCCTCATGGGGAACAGTGTCTTGCAGAGGAGCGCGAGTCCGAGTGAGCCACCACTTGACGCCTTGAGCTCCATCGTCCTGTTGTGAGGATGCATTTGCCACGAGCTCCCTATATAAAACGGGTTGTTCAGATCATAATAACTAAAATAATAGCGTGCCAAAACTTTTACTGCTACGATTAAAGACTCAGACAATAATGAGAAAGCTAACAAATATCCTTATCTAATTGCCTCATTCTTCCATGTCAACATACGGAGGAGAATAGAATTGGTGTAATTGGATGAATGTATTGCATTGAGCCCTTTAGACAGTTTATATAGCATTACTTAGAAGATAAGACAACCCACGAATACATATGTCAAACTATGAGACACAACATCTAAACTACCAAATATTAACACATATGGCAGTCTACGAGACACAATATCTAAACTACCAAATATACTCTAACAATATACacgatgtacaggatgacgatccCCTTCAAATATGGTTTCTCATACATGGATGGTATATATGTAGACTCTGATCCAGGATAATAACATGTTTATTTTTGTAAAATCCGGACAGGAGGAAAGTCAAATGCTTTTGATGTTCCTTCCAAACAACTTTTGGAAGATAAATCAGGCAATCGGCAATATACAATAAAAACATGCTTAAATTATGAAAAGGAAGCCAAACAAATGTTAAAGTTACCTCGGCACAAGCTTTTGGAAGAACAAGGCGCCCTATGCGGCCTGCATCACTCGCACTCAGGACCTTCTCGAACAATGGAACGACTGTGGAATTTGAAATTGCAAAATATAGTCAAGGAAGATAAAAGAAAAACTATATCTGTTACACAAGAAATTTATGCACCATATTATACGTGTTTAAGCCTAATGAGCTATTCTAGAGCCTTGATGTATAAGTTACTAAATGTCTGAGATCAATGTCACCATGAAGTTGACGATTTCAAATGTATGGAGACCTTATCAAGGATACTCTCCAGATATTTGTTGCAGCTCTTGGTCTGTTATTCTTGGCCAATACCGAGGAAGTAATTGATTGCGACCCCTTCCTTCAGCAGGTGGTCTAGCAACACGAAGATGCGGAAACATGTCTCTAGTTGGATCAAAAGTTGCACCCTCACCAACCCTTGGTGGTCTGGTCGGGAAATGCCGAGCCCTTTGTGGGGGGACAGTGCAGTGGCAAGATCTCTTCCTTCAGCAATGGCTGTCGTTGGCGATAGCATAGGTCTTTCCGCTGTTGAAGTAGCCTCCATCCTGTTTCCATTGTTTGCAATACCTAGGTTCATGCTCAGACATGCCTCTGGAAACGATTCACTTGTTGTGCTATCTGTAGTTGGATCCTTATTGTCATCTCTTCGAGTACACTGAGGTGACTCTAATGCACTTTGAGACCTAGTTAGTAAAGGTCTTCCCATGTCCCCAATATTAAGGGTTGGTTGTTCCCATTTAATCTGCCTTGGACCATTCTCTATCTCTTTTTGTCTCAAGATGTTACTGCTCTGTCCAGCCTCTATGCCGCTTACCATGAACAAGTGATTACTCTTATTTACAATAGCAATATCATCATTTCTGGAATCCAACATAAGAGAGGGTGGTTGTCCAAATTTTCTACTTGACAATAACTCGTCGCTTTTACCAAAAAACAGCAGATTGTTTGGACATGGAAAAAGCTTTGGAACCACTTGGCCAGAAGCCTGTAAAAATATATAATCAGAATATTTGAAAAGTAAAGGTGAATAATGTGACAAAAAGGGACTTACAAACTGAGCTACTGAATTTTTCATACAAGTGACACATTTAATTCCTCCACTGTCAAGTAGATCATAGGAGTTCTTTGAAGCAACACATCCACAATGGAGGCGCTGAAACAGTAGAGTTTCATAAGAACACTGTGGCATCACAAGAATTTGCAGAATCGATTCCTCTGCAGTCGACCGCATGAGTGACAAAGTCACCGCGGACTCAGACTACACTCAACTGCAGAGGATCTCATCGCAGAATTTGCAGGCTTGGGTCACCACCTCACCTTGC from Zea mays cultivar B73 chromosome 6, Zm-B73-REFERENCE-NAM-5.0, whole genome shotgun sequence harbors:
- the LOC100283267 gene encoding transmembrane BAX inhibitor motif-containing protein 4; translated protein: MASVAEMQPLAPAGYRRAPEMKEKVEASVVDLEAGTGETLYPGISRGESALRWGFVRKVYGILAAQLLLTTAVSALTVLHPTLNATLSDSPGLALVLAVLPFILMIPLYHYQHKHPHNFVFLGLFTLCLSFSIGVACANTQGKIVLEALVLTAGVVVSLTAYAFWASKKGKEFGYLGPILSSALTILVLTSFLQVFFPLGPVSVGLFGGLGALVFSGFILYDTENLIKRHTYDEYIWASVGLYLDILNLFLSILNMLRSMQSDN